The following coding sequences lie in one Phycisphaerae bacterium genomic window:
- a CDS encoding twin-arginine translocase TatA/TatE family subunit yields the protein MYGMNILAWVPNMYELLLLLALAFLFFGRKLPELGKSLGQSVVEFKKGLKGVEDDPSKTLGNDQSQMLPPPSGTNNQNPGQPKSNG from the coding sequence ATGTACGGCATGAACATACTGGCGTGGGTACCCAACATGTACGAGTTGCTCCTGCTGCTCGCCCTTGCGTTCCTTTTTTTCGGCCGGAAGCTGCCCGAGCTGGGTAAGTCGCTCGGCCAGAGTGTCGTTGAGTTCAAGAAGGGCCTGAAGGGAGTCGAGGACGACCCATCCAAGACTCTCGGCAACGATCAGTCCCAGATGCTCCCGCCGCCCTCAGGGACCAACAACCAGAACCCGGGCCAACCCAAGAGCAACGGGTAA